TTCACATTGCTCACGAGTCAGCGCTTGACCGTTGGCGTCACAGCCGTTGAACCAGGCAAGCGGGCGCGGCGCCGTAAGGGCGGCCAGGTCCTGCAGATCATATTCGCCCAGACATCCGGCCACCGAGTTGCTGATGTACTCTGGCTTATAATAGAGACGGCCGGCCAGATCAGCATAGCTGGTAAACGATCCGATCAGCGCCGACCGGTCAATGGCTGTTTCAAAGGCTGCGGCGTGGAGCAACACCGGCGCCATTTCCGCAAAAGCGATGGCAGAAACGCTACAGCCCAGCGGATCCCCAGCCATTTTCAACTGCCGAACGAGCGCGTTCAGCTCCTGGGCGCGTATGGCAACCACGCTTCGATCCACCTGAATGCCCAGGAACCACACGTTATAAGCGCCCTTACCCTGCAGGAAATCATAGGAATCACCTTTAAGTGCGCCAGTGCCCAGTTCGCCGATATCCGACAGGTCCGGCCAGATCACCGCATATCCATGGCGCGCGAACGGCTGCCAGTTTTTATCCTCCATCCACAGGGCGGCCTTGCCTTGTGGATGGAGAAACACGACATTCTGGTCAGGGACCGGCTGGTGATCAGCATAGACTTTGATGAACGGCAATGCTGTGTGCGCGAGCTGCAGCATATAGTTCTCCCACACCCATCCCGCTTTTTTCTGCCGGCCGGCAAACAGAAGGGTTCCACTGTCCGCGGCCGATCGATAGCCGGACAGCGTTTGCGCTCTTTCCAGCACACGGTGCAAATGGCCGTCTCCGTTGCGGGATTTGACCAGCTGTTCAGTTCTAAGCTCAACCCGGCGTTTATTCAGAGAGTAGTGGGTTTCCGCTCGCGCCAGGCCCGCCACCTGTCCCGTCGCGGTCACCTGGAGCGCCTTTAGGTCCGGGATCGCGACCTCCTGTTCATCGACTGAACCCGGCTGGCACAGATGTTTCTGAAAAAAAGCGTACATGGCCTCACGGTTTTTTTTTGTTGAAGCATGAACGCTGTCGTCCTCGGTCATCTGCAACAATGCGCCGGCATCCAGCATTCGATAGATCCGCGAAACCTCTGCAAAGGTCTCACGCGCTCCCTGCACGCTGAAATAATCCCGGGTGGTGGCGATCACCATCGCCGGGCTCGGCGCCCGCGCCAGCAGCAGATCAGCCATGTCGATGCCCTG
This bacterium DNA region includes the following protein-coding sequences:
- a CDS encoding prolyl oligopeptidase family serine peptidase; its protein translation is GPTREHSYAGVQCFLAGYSPAVYWIWDGIRAVDYLVSRPEVDAKRIGITGRSGGGTQSAYIAAFDDRIRAAAPECYITSFRRLLQSVGPQDAEQNFYHGISQGIDMADLLLARAPSPAMVIATTRDYFSVQGARETFAEVSRIYRMLDAGALLQMTEDDSVHASTKKNREAMYAFFQKHLCQPGSVDEQEVAIPDLKALQVTATGQVAGLARAETHYSLNKRRVELRTEQLVKSRNGDGHLHRVLERAQTLSGYRSAADSGTLLFAGRQKKAGWVWENYMLQLAHTALPFIKVYADHQPVPDQNVVFLHPQGKAALWMEDKNWQPFARHGYAVIWPDLSDIGELGTGALKGDSYDFLQGKGAYNVWFLGIQVDRSVVAIRAQELNALVRQLKMAGDPLGCSVSAIAFAEMAPVLLHAAAFETAIDRSALIGSFTSYADLAGRLYYKPEYISNSVAGCLGEYDLQDLAALTAPRPLAWFNGCDANGQALTREQCEKEWSYVRQVYEARGVGGRLLIRLSAESTPGEILVGLW